TTTTTTGTCGAACAGGTTTTCTACATTCAACTGAACCTGTAATTTGTCATTAAAATCATAACGTGCCATCAAGTTTACTAAGCTGTAGCTTTGCTGGCTTAATGTTTCTGCAGCGCTAGTAATTGGGTTGGCAACATTTTGATATTTCTCACTTTGCCAATTAAGTCCGCCGCCAATCATTAAACCTTGCAGCTGATCTGAAAATTGGTAGGTTGAGAAAATTTTAAGTTGTTTACGTGGATGATCTGAGCTTATGACATTACCAGCAGCATCTTCGGCATTAAATTGCGAATAACCAACACTAATATTCCAGTCGGTGCTAGGCTGGCCAACGATTTCGACTTCAAAACCTTTACTCGTCGTACCTTGCGCTGCAAAAGAAGCCTCAATAATGGTGCCTGGCACGAAATGTCCGCTGTCAGTTTGCGCTAAGTTGTCTTGATCAATGCTAAAGATAGCGACCGAGGTATGCAGCATATCGTTGAGAAATGTGCTTTTTAGGCCAATTTCTTTGCTTTTACCTGTTAGCGGATCAAGGAAATCGCCATTACGATCAATCGCAGTTTGTGGCTTGAAAATTTCGGTATAACTGGCATAAAGTCGGTGATCGGCTGTCAGATCATAAAGCGCGCCAATATAAGGTACTAGTACCCCGTTATCACCAAAATCTACTGCTGCTCCGTAGCTGGTACCCTGACGTTGCCAGTTTGACAAGCGAGCACCGGTAATTAATTTTAAATTATCGCTTAAACTTAAGCGAGTCGCCGCGTAAAGCCCTTTTTGCTCGGTTTCAAGATCGGCCGCTACGGTACTTTCGGTTGCCCATTGCGGCTCTGCATATGAGCCATCCCATTGATTAAAATCACCGGTTGCTGCTGAACTTATCACCGCAAAGGTATTGGTAGTGGCTTGCTGCTTGCTCATTAGCGCGCCAACCACGAATTCATGCTCATGATTTAATAAAACAAAATCGCCTTTTAAACGAACATCAATGCTGTTTTGTGTGCTGCTACCGTTACTGTTATAAGCCCAAGCGTTTAGTCCTGTACCGTTGGCAGAATCGGGGGTGCCATAAAGGTAAAGTAACTTAGATTCTTGATTGTGCTCAATGTGATTGAAGTTGGTAATTAGCTGCCAGCCATTATTGAAAAAATGCTCAAGGTTGGCAAAATAATTGTTACTGGTGGTGTCCCATTGGGTCCAGTCTGCTGCGGTGGTAGTAGAGCTATCCCAGTTGGTACGACTGCCATCGCTATACCAGGGCGCTAAATTGCCCCACGTTGGTGAGGTTGGGGTGTTTTTCTGCTGGCTAGCACCGACGCGAAGCAAGGTGTCAGGACTTAGATCTGCTTCGACAACACCGTAAAATACTTGAGTTTGCTCTTGGTAAAGCTCAAGGAACGAGTCCGCTTGTTGATATTTAGCGACAACTCGTGCGCGGATTGTGCCGGCTTCATTTAATCCAGACGCTAAGTCAGCCGTTAGTTGACGTTTATTCCAGCTGCCAATACTGCTGTTAAGGTAGCCTTCAAACTCAGCGCTGTCTGCATGTTTGCGTACTAAGTTGATTGACGCAGAAGGGTCGCCAGCACCAGTGAGTAAACCAGTAGCACCACGGACAAATTCAATGCGATCGTAAATGGAAACATCGGTAATCGTTTCGCCAGAATCACCGGCTAAACTCCAAGCCAGTGGCACACCATCTACTTGATAGTTTTCAATGTCAAAACCACGCGCTTGAAACGTGTTACGGACGTTATCGACTTCTTTAACTGAGATACCTACCGCACTAACTGCAACATCGGCTAGGCTATCGAAGGCTTGATCTTTAATTCTTTGGGCGGTCATTACACTAACAGACTGCGGCGTTTCTCTTAAGCTAAGCCCTAATCCGGTTGCGGTATCAATGTTCTCACCGACTGTGTATACACCCGTGACTGTAATTTTTTCAGTTTGTTCGGTGGCCAATGCCAAGCTTGGATTTAAAGCAAAATTAACTGCAACAACCAGTGGCAGTAATTTAAAACGCAGCTTCATATAATGGTCCCATTTATTATTAATAGAAAAAAGAAGCGCAATGCTAATGTAAATGATAATCGCTATCTATAACTGTTTTTGACGGTTACTGATACTATTTTGTCATTTAATTTTTGTTACTTATTTAACTAGTTGAAATGTAAGCACTATAACAGGCTGTTCTATGTAAATGGTAATGATTGTTAATATCGATATTATTAAGGGTGTGCTGAGACGATTTGTCTTAATAATTAGGCAGGGGACAAAAAATGGCTAAAAGATCGCTGATCCGGCTATTTTTTGTCAGTAACAGAGGTTTAGCGTTACGAGCTAATTACAGAGCGAATTCAATGAGGAACCAATTGTGGCGGTGAAACAATGGCACCTGTATTTCTGGATTATTTTATCAATGTTGCGCTGGTAACGGCGTAACTTGAATTTTTAACTATCAGCGCACTAAACCGATAATGCGCTGATATGCTATTACCTTAATTAAAGTGATATTTCGCGGCCAACCAGAATTGTCGCCCTACTTCAATGCCGGTACCTCCGGTCGAAACTGTATAGGTACGGGTATTAAACACATTGCTGATGTCTGCGCGTAAATTTAGCTTGTGCAGATGGCTTAGCTTAAGATCCCAATTAAGCCCAAGGTTGACAAGTACCCGTGGTGAGTACGACTCTTTTTTGTATTCCGTTAATGCATAGGTATTATTAGTACATTCGTTACAGATGTTACTTAGTTCAGAAGACTCTGCATAGTCACCCGTTGTTACTGCTTTGTCATAGGCGCTGGTGTAAGTTGCACTAATGCTTGAGTTTAAGCGATCAGTCCAGCGGCTATTTATACCAAATTTCACGCTAATCGGGTTGCCAAAAGTACTATTAATATTATTAAGTTCAGCCTGGGTAATAGTGGTGCCTTCATAAACTACTAATTGATCAATTGACGCATCGTCTATGGAGTTATCATAGTCATCAAAATTAGATTTGCTGCTGCTGTAACTGGTATTGGCCCATAAAGAATGGTTGGCGATCTGGCCGCTCCATGCCAGCGATATGCGGCGGCTAGTACCCTTAGCGGTGTTGTCTTGCTCTATGTAGCTATACCCGTCGCTACCTAGATAATACTCGCCAGATCTCGCTAATTGATCTTGTTGCCAGCGCGCGACCATTTTTAACGAAATTTGGCCAAACTGCGCCAGTGACTGTTTCCAGCCGAGTACTAATTCATCGTTATATGGCGTTTTAAGGTTTTGGTAGCGATAGCGGAAATCACTATCGGAACTTGAACGTTGCCAGCCCTGTAAGTAACTGCCACTGATATCGCGATATTGAATGTAATAAGGTATTTGCGCTTCTCTGGTTTTGTAGGTTAATAAACCAGCATCATAATAACGGCTGGCCCCAAAGATGAGTAAACTCGAATTATCAGAAAATACGTCATAGCCAAAACTGGTGCGCGGCGCAATATTAACGTTGTCAAAAACGTCATCATAATCAATACGCATACCTAAATTAAGGCTTAAGTCGCCCCATTCAATGGTGTCGGTAACAAACCCATGCAACTTAATTAAATCAACACTGATATCTTCAGCACTATAAACAACGCGCGATTGAAAATATTGTGGGGCGACGGCTATATTATTTGAATACGCAATAATATCGTTACCATCGGTCGGATCGATTGCATGGCCAAGCTCTTGTTCGAGTTGAGCTAATGGTTTGTAATAACTAATTTCAACACAATCGAGCTGATAACCACTGCAATTTAATGGCTCGCTGGTTGGGGCAACTGGGTATATAAAGGCTGAATTATATTTATAACTGTCCTGAGCACGTTGGCGATCTAATTGTTCGTGTTCAATACCAAAGCCAAGTTTAATGTCATGGTATAGCTCACCGGTGCTTAATGAATTTAAAGTGAAAGTATTTTTCCAGCTGGTGGTTTGCTGTTGTTTTTCAAGTGAACCATAACCACCTTCTAATGAGTAAGGGTTGTCCTCTGAATTGCTGGAAGCTAGCTGGCCCCAATCTTTGCCGGTGGCTTGGCGCCAAATATAATAATGATCAGGTGCTTCACGGCTATTGTCACTGCTATTAAATTGTAACTTGCTGTTGGCATCGCCAAAATCGAATTGGTGATTGAGGTTAAGTGTGGTACCGAAACCACCACCATTAATGGTGAGGTTGCTGTTTAAGGTGTCTTTTAAGCCTTCTTCCTTTTGGTAAGGGGCATAAATAACACTAAAATCGATGCTATCAATCAAGGTATCGCGCTGTGAGTATTTTAGTAATACATTACTGCTGCTGCGTTCCTTAGTGGTATTTTGCTGTAGGGATATTCCACTGACGGTACTGGTTAAATAATTGCCACTTATTACGATGCCATGGTGTTGATTAAACTGATGGCTTGCCATCACATTATACGATTGCTTGTTGAATACCGGGACTATAGGTGTATCACTGATCGAATCTTCTGATTCAATAATGTGATATTGGCCCCAGCTGCTTTGAGTGCCGCGATAACCTAGGCTAAATGAATTTTGTTCAGTATCAAACGCGTTAATTGATGAGACACTGACAACTCCCCCCGAAAAGTCACCATACTCTGCAGGAATGTTATTGTCATACACATCAATTGATTGAACAATTTCACTGTTGATACTGTAAGTTTGTGGCGAGCCTTGCACATCGTTAATTGAGCTGATTGCACGATTGTACGCATTGGGATCTTGGCGGCTGTTGTAATTCATGCCATCGAGGAAAAATCCGGTCTGCCATGGCTGACCGCCAGAAATAGACAGCTGTTTGGCGCGTACGTCGGTTAACGCTTCTATCGAATAGGCGTCATCGAGCATTTCTACCCCAGGTAATAAAGCAACTAAATCATTAATATCGCCCGTTGTGCGGGGGCTTTGCTCAATAAATTTTTTGTCTAAATGAAAACGTCCGCTCATGCCAGAGGCTTCTAAACCAACATAACGGGTACCGATCACGGTCCGTTGCTCGGTGTGTAATTGTTTTACACACTCGGCCAGCGTTGCTTGGTCAGCTTGTGGATGTTTCTCATTACACTGTTGTTGTAACACTGTGTTTGCATCGCTTGTCGCTTTTTGCGTGTTAGCTTGCTGCGATAGAGGGGCATTTTGAGCCTGAGAGGCAAATGATATTACCAGTAAGCTGAAAAGATAACTGCGCATTTTAGAGCACTCCCTTGAGCGAGTCACAAGTGCAGTGCATTGAGACGTTTAAAATCGAGCAAGAGAGTTTACTCTTGGTAAAGCGGCGCATAGTTACCTCGTAATATTGGATAGTTAAAACGGGCGTATAATAAACGTAAACGCAATCGAGATCAATTATCGTTTGCATTATCAGTTACTGTTTTTTGTCGGGTTATTTTTCGTCATAGCTGTTTGAAATTGATAAGATCTATCAAGATGATAAAGACGGTGGCTAGCCCCATTAATACTGTAATTTTGGATGAGTCGTTATCGACATCGCAGAAAAACAATCCAATATTAATTGTATGATGCTAGCCAATGAGGATTGCAGAGCTTATTAATCGCGGTCTTAACAACGTTATTAATGACTCATTTAGCCAGCTAAGTTCACAGGTTTTTCATGCTAATTAAACTCAGTAACCTAATATAATAAAAATTGAGTAATTACTTTAATGCAATTGAGAATGCTAATAGATCTCATTAATATTATGGTGTAATATGCGCGTGTTTTAATCATATTAATTTAATGAGGTAGTAGTTATGCGTCGATTTACCAAGAGCAAACTCAGTTGCTCGATGTTTTTAATTTCTATGCTATCCGCTTGTGGTGGCTCTGAAAGTTCCAACTTAGCGCCAAATGTTAGCTCGGCTAATCTGGCGCCGATATTAACTGAAGACAGTGTTTTTCAGGGGGTAATCACGGCTACGGACGATAACAATAGCTCATTAAACTTTACCGTTGGTTCGGCTGCGTCACACGGTATTTTTGCGTTAAATAGCGATGGCAGTTATACCTATACACCAACGGCTAACTTTGTTGGTACTGATACCGTAACCGTTAATGTGTCTGACGGTGAAATGACGACAGCAACGACACTGACTTTCACTTCGACTAATGTCAACGATGCGCCAGTTTTACTTAGTCATAATGTTTCAATTGATCTTCAAGGGGTAACTCAGGGGAATCTGGTTGTTGAAGATGCTGATGGCGATGATTTAACGTTTGCGATTGTTACAGATGTCGATACCTTAAATGGTGCCTTAACGCTAGACTCTGCGACTGGTACTTTTACTTATACCGCCCAAGGTGAGCTTGACACTGAGTTTAGAATTTCATATACCGACGGTATTATTGATGAGCCGATTGTTGCAGTAATATCAATTCAGCCTAGTTATGTGACGAATCAAAATAAGTCAGACTATTACTATAGTTCGGAAAAGTCTCACTTAGTTAAAGCGCAAGCGGTATCAGCTGAGTTAACCGGTGATAATGCGGTTAACGAATTAACCTCGCAACTCGCTAATGGATATATGCTTGCGAGTGATCAGATTAAAGCTAATGCGTTATTAGACTCGATAGCCGAATTAGTGTCTCAAGCTAAAGCATATCGTTTATCTGCTGATACGTTACAAGAAAAGGGTGATTTTGCCGGTGCTCAAGCTTTACGAGTTAAAGCGGAAATAGCGTATAATTATTATTTAGGGCAAAAAGGCATCGCTAATATCAGCAGCAGTGATGCTTCTTTTATGTATGCATTGTTTAACGATTATATTGATGGCGGCAGCAGCAGTAGCAGCGAAAAAGCGATAGCTTATGGGGCGACGATTGCCACTTTTTCTGCTGAGGTTAACACCGACGTTTCCTCTAGACCCTATGGTTATTTTGTTAGTGCTTTGGCTAGTAGTGCTCAAGATCGTTTCAATCGTTATATTAGCGATCGTACAAGCAGTAATTATGATATTGCTCTGCAGGCGATTTCTGACTATGCAAGCTTAGCTGAAGGCATGGGCTATTTAGTCAAGTCTAGTGGCACCTACTATAGTACAGCCGTTTATAACACAGCAAAGGCGGCAGGTTTGTTCAACCGTTTGGGCGCGCAGGAATTGGCAAAAGAGTATACCGCCAAGGCGTTATCTTATTACCAAGCAGTAAATTACGATAGTGATTTTACATACCCAGTTAAAGAATACGCAGCAACCACGCTAACTAAATACCCAACAGGACTTACCGCAATCAGCGGTTTATTTGCCGCATTGTACCCAAATGAGCCAAATCTACCGTTGGCGTTAGTGCTTGCCGAGGAAGGGGCGGCAGACAAAGATTACACTAAAGCGGTTGAACTTCAATTGGCTTACACTGCTTATAATGCGGTTTTAAATGGCACTGATATAGCGACAGCAATTGTGCCACTTAAAGAACATTTCATTGAAGAAGAAGGCGACTACCGTAGCTACTACCAAGCGTTAGTTGAATATGATGTAAACAATCCACGTTTAGGCACGCTATTAGCAGAGAAAGGAGAAACAAATAAAGCGCTTGAGGTGTATCAGACCGCCTCAACGTTATTAACCAGTGAAGCTTATGTCGGCTCTCAAACCATGAGTATGTATGTGACAGGTTATAAGGGTTGTACACGCCTCACTCAGCTAACGATAGCAGCTGGTGGCGATAGCCTAAATCAAGCCGCAGAGTGCCAAAAAATTGTTGATCAGTATTTTAAGTTGGCGACAGGGAAATTCACACAAGATACGTTATTCGCGGCTAAGTACGAAGTAATGCGCGCACATTGGGACATCGAAAGTCTTGCTGCAATCGATGCTGTAGCTGTGACGTTAAATAGTGAACTCGAGAGCTTAGAAAGCGACAGTGCGACGCTAGAAGAGCAATTTGGACTGGCTGAGCGTTATTTGAAACTTGCCGGTTATTTAGCGACTTACCAGCGTTATGATGATGCTAAAGCTGCTTACACTACGGCAATGGTTAAATTGCAAAGTTTGAGCGAAAACGATCAAACCGACGCCGCTTTACTTAAAGATATTTTGGGTCTGGTTGAAAATGACATTGCGTCTTATGATCCTGCTAAAACAGGTGCCTTCGAGCGCAAAGCTTATTTAGTTGCGCTACGCCATGGAGCTGGACAATTTAATGAATATGAGAACCAGCTTAGCGAAACACTTGCAGCGTTAGCTAACTTAACGGCGGTGAACAATAGCAAGGTTGCACTGCTATCGGTTAATGAGCAGCAAGGTGTTATTGAAGATCAGCTATTGATTAATCTGCACGCTGGTCTTAATGATAGCGCTGATGCATTAATTAACAGTGTGGTTAACGAAGCGGTAGAGCAGCAGGAGCTATTATTGCTTAAGGGCGGATTCTTAGCACAGCAAAATGCATTTCCAGCGAGTAATATCGCCAGTGTCGATACTGATAGCGATGGCATGCCAGACTTCTTTACGTTAGAAGCAACAGCAGCACAAATTGTTGCTAGTGGCCTGACGATGGACAACGACAACGATAACGATAATGTTCCGAATGCCGCAGATATTACGCCGATTGGTTAATAAGTACTAATTAAGTAAAAACACAAGAAAGGGTGGAGACACCCACAGTAAGTGTTGAAAGGGCAGTGCAAGAGTGGGGAGACCTGATTTTGCACTGCCTTTTTTTGTCATGAGACGATAAATTGAACCGTTTGTGCGAGGTATTTAAGCAAGAAAGTTGTTCTCATCCGACTTTATTTTTTGATGTTAGTCTGTATACTCTGGTAACTTTTCATAAAAATCATAAGATTGCATGGCAGTTATATTAAATAGGAAGTTTAATTTCGGTCTACTTATCTTGGGAGTATTGATTTTACTGTCGGGGTGTCAATCGACAAGCAAACCAACCTCAACTGCCGATTTTCCGGCACAACTACTGTCGTTTCCGCGTGATAGCAAGATACTGGGTGACGATATTGTCGATGTTCAGTTAGCGTTGGCCGATCGTAACCTTTACCTGTCAAATAACGACCGGATTAAGATGTTGGCTACAGAGCAATGTAGCATAGATATTTCTGCTCATCGTGGTGACTTTCGCGAGCCAGAAAATAGCGCGCGAGCGATTACCAGCGCGTTAAAAGATAACTTTAATAGTGTCGAAATTGACGTGATGTTATTGCGAGATGGTACTTGGGTTAATCATCATGATAAACAATCTGGTCGTGCGACGGTTTATTATTCTGGCCAACGCCATAAAATAGAAAAGATGAGTCTGCGTAATTTTGGTGGCTTAAAGCTTCGCGCTAAAAACAGCAATGAGTTGCTGGATGAGCGCCCGATTACCGCTTATGAATCGTTTAAAGCCTTTGCTGATTATCGCAATAATCAGCAACAACTCAATGTTGAGGTTAAATCTGACGCGACTGGGCATCAGTTGAATAAACTCGACCAAATGTTACGTTTAACAGTTGGGCAAGGCGGGTTTTATTATTCGTCGTTAAATCGCGAGGTGTTACGTAAATTACGAGGCATTAATGCCAAGGTTTATATTGGCTTTATTGCCGGCGCACACCCAACGAGTGTCAGCAAGCTTCGCGCCGCACTGAAAAAAGGGGTGAAGGACGACAGCTTATATCGTCGGTATATGAAAGAAATTGAGACGGTAGGCAATTACTCGATCAAAAGGTACCGCGCCAAATATAAAAGCTATAGCTCCGCCGCTGCGATTAAAAGCCTGCATCGTGATTTTGGCGCCAACTCAGGACTTCACCTTGATATTCGCCAGTACGTAAGAAAACCAAAAATAAAACAGTATGCTCAGCGCTTAGGCATGAAGGTATACACCTATGCAATCAACGGTTCTGACTATCACCAAGGCCGGTTAGTTGCTTTAGGGAAAAATCGGTTACCCGACGGGGTGATTGTTGACGCAACACCGTATCGGTTGTGCCAAAAATTATTCAAACCATCAATCGCGGCTCAGCGCCATCATGCGTTAAGCCCAAGTGGCGCCTATATTATGAGCCTGCCAAACGATGCCGACTTTGACCGACTCGAAGAAATGCTCGGTTACCGCCAAGAAAATTATTATATTGCGCTTTCAAGTCGCCTCGCCCCGATTAAAAAATTGCCGAGTAAATCAAGTGTAACTAAGCGGCTTACAGTGGCTTTTCCAACGATTAAAGATCAAACAATAAAGTCTAATACCAGTAAAGCAATTGTGATTAAATTATCAGGCTATCAACAATGACCGATGAGCAGTTAAGTCCATTTTCAAAGCAGCTTTTAAACCAAGCGCCAACGCAAAACAAAATGCGCCAAGCCGAGCAAGTGCTAAAAACAAGCCAAGCTAAGCAAATTAAGCAGCAACAATCTCAAGCGTCTCAAGCAACCCAGGCAGCGCAAATTGCTAAGGTGGGCAAGCCGCTGTGGTGGCTGGTATTTATGTTCGTTTGCTCGGTATTGTATTTATTTCCTGAAGCGGTTTTTAACGCGGCGCTAACCGATGTTGCGGGTGGTAAAAGTTCGACCGACGATGAACTGCGCGCCATTGAGTTATTTGGCCGGGCAATTAGTGGCATTGGCGTTACCTTGTTGTTGGCCGACTTATTACTTAAAGGCAGGTTGTTAACCAGTGGCGTTAAAGCAATCGGCAGTTTGCTGTTGATTGGGGTAATTGTGTGGCCGACGGTTTTTTTTGGTCAAAAATGGTTAGTTGATCATTATATCGTTGATGCCTCTACGGGGGCAGAGCGGCAACGGGCTTATTTGTCGCAAGTTATTCGCCGGGCATTAATTGAAAAGTCGGTCGAGATAGAGGGCATTCATTACCAGCCAGATCAGCCGCACTCAGGGGTTGAAAAAACCTTTTTATCGGTCTTTGGTGGCTTGGTGTATGCCGACGATCAAGTTATTGCGACGTTAGAGCAGCAAAAGCGCCAAATTATGGAGCGGTTTGTACGTGATCACGCAATGTCTAGCTTTGATCAGCATTACGCGCAATACGATCAGTTTCGTCAAACCCTTAAGGGCCATTATACGACCTACGCGACTAAGTCTAATCAATATAACGATGCGATTGGTGGTTCGTCGCGCCGCTCTGATCAATATTGGCTCGACACTCAAAATGAGATTAAGCAAGGCTGGGCTAAATACCAAAAAGGGCTAACGGCCTATGAAGCACGGGTTGAAGCGCGGGCGCAAAAAATAGCTCCCAAGGTGTTTGATTATTTTAAACGGCGTCAAAAATGTGCAACTTATAGCAGTAACAGCAGTAAAAATCGTTGTTATCAACGACTGCAAAAGGGCTATGACAAAGAAATTAAGAAATATGGCATTGGATATATTCCGGCTAATGATTGGTTAAAGCGTGAAGAAATTAGCACCGCCAGCAACATCGGCAGCTCATTGCTAACGGGTGTCTTAACCGGTGGCTTATCGACAATTTTACAAGCGGCCAATGCCGCGATGGGTGGTGACGGTGGTTTTAAAGATCACCGAATGATTTTCACTAATGACGTTAACCATTATAAAGCGATTCTCATGGTTAAAATGGCGGGCAGTTTTGTCAAAAGTTCAGGCGGTTATCCGCTGGGCATTAGCTCTATTCATAAGTTTCGCCATCATAAAGTCACGGCTAAAAAAGTAAGAAAAAGCTTAAACGCTAAGGGACTTAAATTACCAAGCAGCTGGACGTTGGCCCAACGAGCCACGTTTAACCGCGCGGTATTAAATAAAGTGACGGCTCAGGCTAAGGCTAAATGGCGTAGTGGCATGCAAGCGCGTGGCAGTAAAATTGGGCCAAATTTATCTTGGCGTAAATTTCAATTACACCCAGAAATTCAAGCGCGCCTAGCAAACCAAATGGCCGAGCTATATGTTAAGCCAATGCTGGCTGATTGGAACAACCGCCAGTTTAAGCAACGGGTTATTGACGTAAATATTAAGCGTAAAACCAATGAATATCTTAAGGTGATGAACGCGCAAATAGTTGAATTTGAAGACGGCGGTTCGTTCGAGTCGACAGGCAAGGCGGCGTTGCGCGGCATTATTATTCCGCCGATTTCGATGTCGATATCCTTAATGCTGGTACTGCTTACACTATTAAAACTGCCGATAAAAGCGGTTGAGCTGGTTAAGGCTAAACGAGCGACTCAAGAGGTTACGCCAGTTAAAACCAAAGGCTATATTAGCGTCTTAGTTTCAGGTGCTTTAATCGCAGCTATTGTTGCTTTGCCTTTGCTTGTTGGTGGCAACAAATTTACCCAGTCTGGATCTGCGGTTAATTACTTCTTGGTGCAAATGGATAAAAATGACTCGGCGTTAGTGTCTTTCTCGCTTAAGTGGTTATTAACGACGCAGCCATTAGTGCAACCGACCGGACTTGCGATTGATAATCTTTTGGGAATAACGACCGTGTTTAACGCCATTAGCGAGCCGCTAAATCAGTTTGACCAGCGTTTTTTTGCTGAACATGAAACGAGTGAGTTAGCAGCGAAATCTCTCGGTAAGTCGTCTAATAATACGTTGCCATTAACCATTACCACCAATGTTAAGGGCGCTAAGGTATTTATTATGAATATCAAACCCAAATATAGCCCAGGCATGATGCTGCCCAAAGGCGCCTATGATATTAAGGTTGTAAAATCGGGTTATCAATCAGTTAGAAAGTGGATTTATTTAAAAGAACGCCAAAGCAGTTTCGCGATTAATTTGTAAATGATTTTTGTGTCATTGAACAGCAATAATATTAGCAGTGGATAGGGAATTAAAATTGACTACATTAGATAAGTTTCAAGCTTTTGTGCGAAAACAAGGCGAGGAAATTACCGGGTTAGCAGTACCAGTGGTATTAAGCGAGCAAGATCAAAAAAACTCGCCACTAAAATATACCTTTGGTTGGTCAATTGAAATTGGCGTATCAGGCCATGATCACGGGGCTTATTGTCCGTCTGGTGCTGGTGTTATTAATTGTGGCAACATGCAAGGCGCCAAAGAACAAGCGCACAGCGATGCTAAAAACTATATCAGTGGTCAGCACTCTTTGTTTAACGATCGGTTGCTCGGCAATTTATCGTCTAATGTCGCGACAAATTTTACGATGGGTAATACAGATTTGGCCAGTGCGCCTCATCGTTATACCGGATCTGATCCTTGCTATAGCTGCCATGGTCGCGGTGAAAAAACATGTGGTGGTTGTAATGGCCATGGCAAAACCCGTTGCAGTTATTGCAGCGGATCGGGGCGGGTTGATACGCAGCATTACGATAGCCAAGCGCAGCGGACTATTTACTCCACCAAGGGCTGCCCAACTTGTTATGGCAGTGGTTCAAACACCTGTAGTAGCTGTCATGGTAGTGGCGATGTCCGTTGTAATGTCTGTAGTGGTGGTGGGTACCTTTATTATAGTTTTACTATTGATGGCGAAGCCAAGCGACGTACCCGTTGGAGTTTTGAAAATAACGATCGCCATGACTGGGCTGAAAGCTTTATAAATAAGCGCGGCTTGCATATTATTTCGAGCCTAACAAATATCGAAGAAGTTGATGTTCAGGGTGGTTTTGACGGCTGTACCTTTGTTTATGCAATGGCTGCTACGCTGTCGACATTACAGTTCAAAGCAACGGTCGACAGCGGTGATACTCGATTATGCTTTGCTGGCAGCAATCATCTGGTGCACGACGCAGGCGGGGTGTATGACCCAGCCGTTTGGAGTATTGGCCAGCAATTAGGTGGCGGCAATCAACAAACAGACAAAGCAGTATTGGGAGTGCCCGTAATAAAAAGCATTCTTGAAAGCCATGAAACCGATGAAAAAGTGGATTTGGTGGAACAAAACTGGGTGTCAAAAGACATCGCTAAGGCAGTGGTTGATAATTACTTGGTGCTGGTGCAGCAATTAAAACAGGCGAGCACCCAAGGCATGTTGGGGCACATGAT
This region of Gammaproteobacteria bacterium genomic DNA includes:
- a CDS encoding glycerophosphodiester phosphodiesterase — protein: MAVILNRKFNFGLLILGVLILLSGCQSTSKPTSTADFPAQLLSFPRDSKILGDDIVDVQLALADRNLYLSNNDRIKMLATEQCSIDISAHRGDFREPENSARAITSALKDNFNSVEIDVMLLRDGTWVNHHDKQSGRATVYYSGQRHKIEKMSLRNFGGLKLRAKNSNELLDERPITAYESFKAFADYRNNQQQLNVEVKSDATGHQLNKLDQMLRLTVGQGGFYYSSLNREVLRKLRGINAKVYIGFIAGAHPTSVSKLRAALKKGVKDDSLYRRYMKEIETVGNYSIKRYRAKYKSYSSAAAIKSLHRDFGANSGLHLDIRQYVRKPKIKQYAQRLGMKVYTYAINGSDYHQGRLVALGKNRLPDGVIVDATPYRLCQKLFKPSIAAQRHHALSPSGAYIMSLPNDADFDRLEEMLGYRQENYYIALSSRLAPIKKLPSKSSVTKRLTVAFPTIKDQTIKSNTSKAIVIKLSGYQQ
- a CDS encoding cadherin-like domain-containing protein translates to MRRFTKSKLSCSMFLISMLSACGGSESSNLAPNVSSANLAPILTEDSVFQGVITATDDNNSSLNFTVGSAASHGIFALNSDGSYTYTPTANFVGTDTVTVNVSDGEMTTATTLTFTSTNVNDAPVLLSHNVSIDLQGVTQGNLVVEDADGDDLTFAIVTDVDTLNGALTLDSATGTFTYTAQGELDTEFRISYTDGIIDEPIVAVISIQPSYVTNQNKSDYYYSSEKSHLVKAQAVSAELTGDNAVNELTSQLANGYMLASDQIKANALLDSIAELVSQAKAYRLSADTLQEKGDFAGAQALRVKAEIAYNYYLGQKGIANISSSDASFMYALFNDYIDGGSSSSSEKAIAYGATIATFSAEVNTDVSSRPYGYFVSALASSAQDRFNRYISDRTSSNYDIALQAISDYASLAEGMGYLVKSSGTYYSTAVYNTAKAAGLFNRLGAQELAKEYTAKALSYYQAVNYDSDFTYPVKEYAATTLTKYPTGLTAISGLFAALYPNEPNLPLALVLAEEGAADKDYTKAVELQLAYTAYNAVLNGTDIATAIVPLKEHFIEEEGDYRSYYQALVEYDVNNPRLGTLLAEKGETNKALEVYQTASTLLTSEAYVGSQTMSMYVTGYKGCTRLTQLTIAAGGDSLNQAAECQKIVDQYFKLATGKFTQDTLFAAKYEVMRAHWDIESLAAIDAVAVTLNSELESLESDSATLEEQFGLAERYLKLAGYLATYQRYDDAKAAYTTAMVKLQSLSENDQTDAALLKDILGLVENDIASYDPAKTGAFERKAYLVALRHGAGQFNEYENQLSETLAALANLTAVNNSKVALLSVNEQQGVIEDQLLINLHAGLNDSADALINSVVNEAVEQQELLLLKGGFLAQQNAFPASNIASVDTDSDGMPDFFTLEATAAQIVASGLTMDNDNDNDNVPNAADITPIG